The sequence ggcagggtgggtgtatgGAAGCACAGGGGAGaagatctgggggtggggatttggggtgcaggggcaggggtgcataggggcagggtgggtgtttgggggcacagaggaggagatctgggggtggggatttggggtgcatagggggcagggtgggtgtttGGGGGCGCAGAAGAGgagatctgggggtggggatttggggtgcagggggaggggtgcatagggggcagggtgggtgtttgggggcacagaggaggagatctaggggtggggatttggggtgcatagggggcagggtgggtttttGGGGGCGCAGAGgagatctgggggtggggatttggggtgcataggggggcagggtgggtgtttAGGGGCACAGAAGAGgagatctgggggtggggatttggggtgtagggggAGGGGTTCataggggggcagggagggtgtttgGGGGCACAGAAGAGGAGGTCTGGAGTAGGGAtttgaggtgctgggggtggggtgcatagggggcagggtggggtttggggggcacagaggaggagatctgggggtggggattttgggggcagggagggtgtttgGGGGCGCAGAAGAGGAGATATGgcggtggggatttggggggcaggggtgcatagggtagggtgaccagatgtcccgattttatagggacattcccgatttttgggtctttttcttatataggctcctattacctcccaccacctgtcctgattttttacacttgctgtctggacaCCCTAGcatagggggcagggtgggtgtttgggggcacagaggaggagatctgggggtggggatttggggggcagggagggtgtttggggcacagaggaggagatctggcggtggggatttggggtgcagggggaggggtgcatagggggcagggtgggtgtttggggtgcagaggaggagatctgagggtggggatttggggtgcataggggcagggtgggtgtttGGGGGCGCAGAAGAGGCGATATGGcggtggggatttggggtgcagggggaggggtgcataGGGGGCAGGGCGGGTGTTTGGGGGCACAGAGGAGgagatctgggggtggggatttggggggcagggagggtgtttggggcacagaggaggagatctggcggtggggatttggggggcagggagggtgtttggggcacagaggaggagatctggcggtggggatttggggggcagggagggtgtttggggcacagaggaggagatctgggggtggggatttggggggcagggagggtgtttggggcacagaggaggagatctgggggtggggatttggggggcaggggcaggggtgcatagggggcagggtgggtgtttGGGGGCACAGAGGAGGAGATCTGGGGGTGGGTATTTGGGGTGcatagggggcagggtgggtgtttgggggcacagaggaggagatctgggggtggggatttggggtgcatagggggcagggtgggtgtttGGGGGCGCAGAAGAGGAGATCtggaggtggggatttggggtgcaggggaggggtgcataGGGGGCAGGGCGGGTGTTTGGGGGCACAGAAGAGgagatctgggggtggggatttggggggcaggggcaggggtgcatagggggcagggtgggtgtttgggggcacagaggaggagatctgggggtggggatttggggtgcataGGGGGCAGGGCGGGTGTTTGGGGGCACAGAAGAGGCGATATGgcggtggggatttggggggcagggggaggggtgcatagggggcagggtgggtgtttGGGGGCGCAGAAGAGGAGATATGGcggtggggatttggggtgcaggggaggggtgcatagggggcagggagggtgtttgGGGGCACAGAAGAGGAGATCTGGGGgtgaggatttggggggcagggggaggggtgcataGGGGGCAGGGCGGGTGTTTGGGGGCGCAGAAGAGGCGATATGGcggtggggatttggggtgcaggggaggggtgcatagggggcagggagggtgtttgGGGGCACAGAAGAGgagatctgggggtggggatttgggggccagggggaggggtgcataGGGGGCAGGGCGGGTGTTTGGGGGCGCAGAGGAGGAGTTCtgagggtggggatttggggggcagggagggtgtttggggcacagaggaggagatctgggggtggggatttggggtgccTAGGGGGCAGGGCGGGTGTTTGGGGGCGCAGAAGAGGAGATCtggaggtggggatttggggtgcaggggaggggtgcatagggggcagggtgggtgtttGGGGGCACAGAGGAGGAGATCTGGGGTGGGTATTTGGGGTGcatagggggcagggtgggtgtttGGGGGCGCAGAAGAGgagatctgggggtggggatttggggggcaggggtgcatagggggcagggagggtgtttggggcacagaggaggagatctggcggtggggatttggggtgcagggggaggggtgcatagggggcagggtgggtgtttggggtgcagaggAGGAGATCTGgcggtggggatttggggggcaggggaggggtgcatagggggcagggagggtgtttgGGGGCGCAGAAGAGGCGATATGGcggtggggatttggggtgcagggggaggggtgcctaGGGGGCAGGGCgggtgtttggggtgcagaggaggagatctgagggtggggatttggggggcagggagggtgtttggggcacagaggaggagatctgggggtggggatttggggtgccTAGGGGGCAGGGCGGGTGTTTGGGGGCGCCGGGGCGGGCAGGGCCCATCAGCCGGCCGGGGGCGtgtccggggagggggggggtcacttggccccgcccccggccccgcccccagccgccGGCCGCGGGAGCCGCAGGAAGGGCGGGGCTGGGTCAGCTGATGCGGGGGCAGCCGGCGCCGGGCCGCGGGCGCTGCTGGTCCAGGGGGGGTTTCTCGGGGGCCCGATTCCCGCCCGCCTCTGCCCGCCCCCTTCCTGCCGCCGGGCCCGGGGCCCCCCGGCCATGAGCCCCTGAGCGGCGGCCCTGCGCCCAGGCAGCTCCCGGGCCGGGACTTTGACCCCCCGCAGCCCGGGggccggaccggaccggaccggacagGCGGAGGGAGGGACCGGACCCGACCGGGCCGGGCAGGCGAATGGCTGGCAAGGACTATGACCATCTCTTCAAGCTGCTCATCATCGGGGACTCGGGTAGGGGCCGGGCCTGgccgatcccccccccccggaccccttccccgggccccccTGTGCCGCCTCCCCCGGgccccctcttcccccgcttcctctgctcccccccctgGCATGATCccctctgtgccccctcccccgggccccCCTTACCCGGGCCCCCCtgtgcctcctcccccgggcccccctgtgcctcctcccccgggcccCCTCTTCCccgcttcccctgctccccctggtGTGATCctctctgtgccccctcccccctggcccCGCTTCCCCTGATCCCCCCGGCGCGATCCCCCCTGTCCCCCCCTTCCCGGGACcctttcctctgcctccccatgtccccccttccctgtcccccctTCTTTGCCTCCACCCTGGGGCCCCCTTCcccctgttcccccttccccgggGCTCCTGTCcctcctttccctgctcccccccgtcGCCCCTTCCCCGGGACCCCCTtccgctgcccccccgccccctttgtccgtctccttctttcctttctctcgcTCCCTCTCTCCACGTTGTTTCCCCGCTTCGTGTCTCTGTTTCCCTCCTTTCTTCCagattctcttctccccccacccgccccttCCTGGCGCCCTCTGGGGAAAACACCCCCCCatatccctctcttcccccccagttccttccccctgtccccacgtttctcttcctccctccatgttcttccctcctctcctggctctgtccctatccccccttccccccatctcctTTGTGTTATTTCTCTTCTGTCCCCCCCTTTTCTCCTGCCACCCTCTGTcccccccttttctcctcctccacctgctCCCACTTCTGCACCTTCCCCTTCGGCCTGTTCTCTGCactccagcgccccccccccgcggcctAGGGGTcagagcgggggctgggagccaggactcctgggttctctccccagctctgggaggggagtgggggctggtggattagagctgggagctaggactcctgggttctctccctggctctgggagtgaaatgagggctggtgggttagagctgggggctgggagccaggactcctgggttctctctccggctctgggagggaaatgggggctggtgggttagagctgggggctgggagccaggactcctgggttctttcccagcTCTGTGAACTTGGACATTTCCCTGCacatccgtgcctcagtttccccatgagtGCAGTGGGGTAAATAGACACCCCCCCGTTTGAAATGCATTGAGATCGACCCCTGTATAACAGAGGGGTGgggtttctccctcccccttttcattCCTCCTCTTTCTACCTTCTGCCCCTCTGGGGTGTGCCGGGGTGTTGTGCAGATCACACCTATGGTGTGTTGGGAGAGGCCCCCAGATCTCAGCTGGTTCCCTGCCCTGGCCGCCCTCGGGGCGAGGTTTGTAACGGAGCGGTGCTTGGGAAGGGAGCCgccccggatgcctgggtccagGTTTCTCCCCGCCTGGCGAGGCCTGGCaggctgtgggggtgggaagagaggtgCAGCTGTTCCCTTCAGTCCAGTGAGTCCCAGCGCCACCCACCCTTCCCTCCAGAGAAGCTGGGGCTTGAGAGaggccaggagccaggactcctgggttctctccctggcttgggatggggagtggggtctggtgggtagAGCGctgagggctgggagccaggactcctgggttctctccccggctctgggaggggagtggggtctagtgcttagagcaggggggggctgggagccaggactcctgggttctctctgggAGATGGGGCGAGGGTGACACTCCCTGGGTAAACACCCCgggtggctctgggagggagtggttGGTGTCTGTTTGTGTTGTGGGTGCGGCAAGTCACTCTGGGaccaggtgcgggggggggatTTGGAGGGGGGTCTTGGCTGCTCCCCCTAACCAGCCCTTTCTCCccacaggggtggggaagagcagccTTCTGCTGCGGTTTGCAGATAACACGTTCTCCGGTAagtacccccccacccacagcctggctgccccccttcaccccccccaggtccccagcctccttccctcactgccccccaaacccctctgccTCCCGATTCCTCTCCCTACTTCAGTCCCCAAATCCTCCCTCTGTTCCCCGTGGGCTCTGTGGTTCTTGGGGGTCCCTTCCCTCCGGGTGCTTGGGGGGGTCCCCAGGGCTGGAGCGACTGCACTCCTGGCTCCAAGCCCCTCTCCCTGGGACGGACCCCACTGGGGGGGCACTGTTGGGTCTGGGGGTGTCTCGGGGGGGGGATCCTCGCAGAGCCCTGTGACTCCCTCGGCCAGATGCATCACTCGTCTGTTcctcccttttctccttccccttcccggttcctctctcttccccttcgtCTCCGCGCCCGCCCCCTCGCCCCCCCGGCAGGCAGCTACATCACCACCATCGGCGTGGATTTCAAAATCCGGACCGTGGTGATCAACGGCGAGCGGGTCAAGCTACAGATCTGGGACACGGCTGGACAGGAGCGATTCCGCACCATCACCTCCACGTGAGCCagacgcctgggtcccatccaGGGGGAGgttgggagctaggactcctgggttctctctcggctctgggaggggagtgggggcttgtTGATTtctcggacgcctgggtcccatggcttgtctctccccctcccccccgggcaggtATTACCGCAACACCCATGGAGTCATCATCGTCTACGATGTGACGAACCCCGAATCCTTCGTCAACGTCAAGCGCTGGCTGCACGAGATTGGGCAGAACTGTGACAGTGTCTGCAAAGTCCTGGGTGAGTCTGGGGTCCCCCGcaaccccccagcactgccctccTCTAGGGGATCTGTCCcttgccccccatccccctacccCTGGGGACTCTGGGTTAACCCTTGGGGGCCCAGACCCCCGGGTCTgatcctccctcccttccccgcaGTGGGGAACAAGTGTGAGGACCCATCCCGGAAGCAGGTGGAGACGGCCGACGCCCGGCGCTTCAGCGAGCAGATGGGGGTGCGGCTCTTCGAGACCAGCGCCAAGGAGAACCTCAACATTGAGGAGGTaccggcactgctgtggggaagctcgcagcaTGGGCGGGGTTGGAGAATCCAGCCTGGGGGCACTGCTGAGGGGAAGCTCACGGCACAGTGTAGTCTCGggatgcgggggaggggcaggggcaggaacagTCCATGGCTGGGACACTGTTGCCAGGAAGCTCCCAGCACCATGCCgggaaagggggggggtgggACTGCCGGGAAGTTGGCCTTGGCCTGGCACAGCTGTGAGGAAGTTTACAgccctgtagggggtggggagggaagctggcagggcactgctgtaGGGAAGCtcgcagcagtgtgtgtgtgggagggtggcgGGGGAGTTGCCAGGAAGCTCCCAGCACCATGGGgcgaggggaggagaagaggctgcGGGGAAGCTCGCAGCGCCGGGATGAGGCCGGGGCCCCCGCTGCGGGGAAGCTCGCGGCGCCGGGGGCCCCCGCTGCGGGGAAGCTCGCGGCGCCGGGATCGGGCCGGGGGCCCCCGCTGCGGGGAAGCTCGCGGCGCCGGGATCGGGCCGGGGGCCCCCGCTGCGGGGAAGCTCGCGGCGCCGGGATCGGGCCGGGGGCCCCCGCTGCGGGGAAGCTCGCGGCGCCGGGATGGGGCCGGGGGCACCGCTGCGGGGAAGCTCGCAACGCCGGTGCCGGGATCGGGCCGGGGCACCGCTGCGGGAAGCTCATCACCCTCTCGCCCGCCCCCCAGATGTTCAACGCGGTGACGGCCATGGTACTGCGCATGAAGCAGGAGAACCTGGCGCGGCTGCAGCACCCCGAGGTGGTGAAGATCAACAGGCCCAAGAAGAAGCCCCCCGTCAAGAAATGCTGCTGAGGGGCCGGGGGgagctgagcccctgcccccaccccctggggcagGATGGACTGTGTGTATATGGGGGGGgtatctgcccccctcccccgtctGGGGGCTCCTGGCCGTTGGGGGacgaggggctggagtgggggagagctggagcttggggggctggctggggggggggtttggtGGAAGGAACAGAGAGAAGGAAATGGAGGAGACTGTTCTGCCCCGGGGGGGGCCTGGCCCCCCAatttttccccctgccccccaatctgCTCTGGGCCCCCCATCCCTATCCCTCCACCCCACTGTGAAAGGGAAGatgccacttcctgccccctgcactTCGGGGTGCACATGCCCCCCGAACTCATCCCACAACTCTGGAGTGGGGGAACACGTGGGGGTTCCTGCTCcgcccctcctgtgcccccatTTGTTTGGGGGtgtctccctgctccagctctccaTTCTCCCACAGGGGCCCTCAAATGTTTTCCAGTGGGGCCCCCCAAAAGTGCCCTTCTGCACTATGCAATCCAACCCTCCTGAGCACTGGAAAGGCAGCACCTAGGAAATGGGGGTGAAGCCAGCCCCCTGAACCCTCTCCTTGCCCCCCACGCTCTGGGAACAGCCAGGGATATAGCCCCCCCATTGGGAACAAGATGGGGTTCCCCCCTCTGGGCTCAAATCTGGGGTTTGCTGCCTGGctctgagctcctgccccactaggaacggggtggggggctcagcagtgGGGGGCAGCCCCCGAACGGGGAGCAAAAGGAGGCAGTTCACAAGTGGGGTGCAGCCCCGGGCCCCCCCTGGGGGGCAGAAAGGGAGCTCGGAAGTGGGGTTCACCCTAGCACTGGAAGTGGGGGCacggctgggggggtggggttggccCCCCAATAACTGTGCAATAATCCGGCCATGCCCTGGGGGGGCTGAACTGACACTAACCCCGCCCCAGAGACGGTTTTTCTTCAATAAAGACAATTTAGGTATGAAAAGACGCCTGATTGCGCAGCCCAGAGGCCTGGGTCTCTCCCTGGCTCGGGGGAGTGAGGGCTAGGGGgatgggctgagagccaggactcctgggttctgttcttcgctgtgagtgcctcagtttcccctgcactAGGCGGTTTGACTGTCGGGGGGGCCCTGGAACACCCTCCCCGTAACAGGAACCTGCTTAATTCAGATTCATTCTGTTTACACTTCGCCATTCTGCTTTGGGCCAGACCTGCTCTGGGGGAGAGACCGTGGCCAGTGAGGGATCTGCAGGGAAACGGAAACCGGATTCAGTTGGAGGGCCTGGGCCACTGTGGTGAGGAAGCTCACTGCGCCAGGGGATGGATAGCGGGGGGGAGAACTCGCTGGCAGGGGGGTCACTGAGGCAGGGCACAGCGCTGCGGGTGGGCCAGTGGGtgtggagtctctggctgggggCACCGCTATAGGGAAGCTCACAGCAGCAGGGTGTGTCATCACTGGCTGGGGGCACTGTTGGGGGAAGCTCGTGGTGTTGCTGGGAGGGGGACTATTCCtggtgagggggggggaggaagatgtTGTAAACCACTTTCGAGCGCCTCCCCTGCTTTTGAACTTTCAGGCCGGGGAGAAACGCCGTCCCGCCCCGAGAACTGCCTGGGCCGGGAAATCTTCCAGGCTGAATGCAAACCAGGGGCGCCCAGTCCCtccagcagggagagaggggacCCCCCCAAAGTTCCCCCTCCCTGTGTGGGGGGCAGCCCCATAAACATTGCAGACCTCCCCAGCCTCGGGTCTCTTTTCTTTATTGACCCCCGGCCGCGGGAGAGAGACAAACACTTCAGTACAGTTCGTTATGTGGCCACAGTGTCCCTGGGGGCGCTGCTGCGGGGAAGCTCGCAGCGGCAGGGAGGCCCCAgctgggggcactgctgtggggaagcctGCAGCGCTGGGGACAGGGTCTGTCCAGGGTGAGTCGTACCCAGCATCTCTCCAGCGGGGACGGGGAACGGTCCTGCGTCACAGCTCCATCTCCTCCGCCCGCGCCCCCTGGCCCGGGGGAAGCAacaggggggcagccagggggctggggggcagcatgAGGGTCCGGATGGAGTGGGGCAcccggctccccgggggggtCCACAGCACCAGCTCTGCCGAGGGgctcctggggcaggggaaggagacagaggtGTTAGATAATGCGATcctgttcccgcccccctcctgcccctccgtGAGGCAATACTCACACGTACTGCAGGCGGCCCGACCCCACCAGGCCGAGGGGGGTGCAGTCCGCCATGCTGAACTCCCCCTCCAGCACCACGCTGCCCCCCTCGGCCTCCGCCCCGCTGGCGTCCTCGCTCCCTCCAGCCAGaggcagcctggggggggggaacacagtgctgagatgcagccacctctggggcgagTCCCTCGTTCCCCCCAGCCCGATGcttccccgcccctgctccccttGGTACGCCCCGTGTACCTCTGCTCCGGCTGCCGGCAGCGGGCGTAATCCTGCACCCACTGTGCCCAGGCAGGGTCGGGCGCCAGGCCCCGGGCAGGGAAGCCGTTGCCGCTGTAGGCGTGGTCGTTCTCCAAGCTCAGCGTGTTGAAGCGGGCCGCCATCTTCTCCTCCGACAGGAACTGCTTTGGGCCGGGCTGCCTGCGGCGGgcggggagagaaaggggagctcccagaatgcactgtACTCGGTCGCGCCaacctggggggctgcagggtgccCACTTGCCCTGAGACGGGGCTTCCCAGCATGCATTGTGCACAGTCGTGCCAAGCCTTGGGCTCCTGAGCGCCCTCGTGACCAGTCCGGCCAAGCCGGAGAGCTCCCAGAAGCCATTGCAGCGCCTCACGCCAAGCCCGGGGTGTTACCTAGCagctgtgttcttggggaactcGGGCGCAGTGCCCAGCCTGCCTGACTCCtgagggacccctgcccccagcctctgctggaaccaaatctgcatcagaagaaagacttacaaaaagcaacgCTAAGGCCGTGGGAGACACCCCTAACCCTGGGATACGGGGGACAGGCTTAAAGAAACTCCCCTGGCCTCATCTGCATGGAAGATGGGCCAAGGAGACAGCGCCAGTAGCACACCGAATGGAGACCAgggaaccgcactgaactctgggagcAGAAAGGCAGGGACGCACTGCAtgctgggggatctctgctccagatgttaatgaactcagcctgcccacacccagctcaggAGTGATCAGAGCAATTCTAGTCATGAATCCTTGACTGGGATCCCAACGAGTGACGCTCCCTAAGTGCATTGTGAGCTCCCCGGAAGGAACATCAGCTCCCGCTGTCGTGAACAAAACAACTCAGGGATCTTCCCTTGAGCCACCagttacccataaacaaatctcgTGTTCTCCCTCGAACCATtcttgtttctctacaaaaacccctctccaccctccagtcagtgctctgatgcctggatccaaactctgcatccgttccattgggacttcatcttctcctgcctgacggtgctgggggctctgcctgtctccagcactccagaccctccgctaccaccaccacctgggacccccgatCGAGTCAAGCTtcagagtggtgagaacccagcgcgcgctctctctctaggtgtagccttctgaccctgcCGTGTGGGATCAGTtagagcaggggtccccaacgcagtgcccacgggcgccatggtgcccgcCTACTGTCTGCCAGAaaagcagccgccgaaatgccgctgagaagCGGCAACCTCAAGGAGCGCtactgccgaaatgccgctgaattacggcagcattttggcggcaaCGTGTCTTGAAGACGCTGCTTcccggcagcatttcggcggcccCGGTCCTCGGCGGCTAgtcgtccggcgcccgccccacggaaaaggttggggacaactgagttatagttttctaaacctgacttttatcaTCAAAtttaagtatcgggggtagccgtgttagtctgtacccacaaaaacaacgaggagtccagtggcaccttaaagactaacagatttctttgggcataagcttttgtgggtaaaaacctcacttcttcagatgcctggagtgagAATTACAGATGAAGGCATTCTT is a genomic window of Malaclemys terrapin pileata isolate rMalTer1 chromosome 4, rMalTer1.hap1, whole genome shotgun sequence containing:
- the HCFC1R1 gene encoding host cell factor C1 regulator 1, with translation MGWSRRPWLGSPRCTAPTPDWRQEVPHRMPWAARAQGLVSFTGAELPCTHQPPHTASLVLKRHLEKEEQQPGPKQFLSEEKMAARFNTLSLENDHAYSGNGFPARGLAPDPAWAQWVQDYARCRQPEQRLPLAGGSEDASGAEAEGGSVVLEGEFSMADCTPLGLVGSGRLQYVSPSAELVLWTPPGSRVPHSIRTLMLPPSPLAAPLLLPPGQGARAEEMEL
- the LOC128836315 gene encoding ras-related protein Rab-35-like, with protein sequence MAGKDYDHLFKLLIIGDSGVGKSSLLLRFADNTFSGSYITTIGVDFKIRTVVINGERVKLQIWDTAGQERFRTITSTYYRNTHGVIIVYDVTNPESFVNVKRWLHEIGQNCDSVCKVLVGNKCEDPSRKQVETADARRFSEQMGVRLFETSAKENLNIEEMFNAVTAMVLRMKQENLARLQHPEVVKINRPKKKPPVKKCC